The region TAGCCTGGCTTAGTTAGAAGCCCACTCACCATGTCAAGGTGCAGGCTGACAGTGGGGACACAGGACAAGACAAAGGTAACAAACAGACACTAATACTGAAACATCTGAACATTTGAGTGTAACATCTGAACAGAACGTTCTTACATTAAAACATTCTAAGCCTGTGTTAAGGGTAGATGTTGAAGAGTAGTCGTGAGCAGGTGTAAACACTCAGGATGGGTCGGAGATGAAGTTGACAAGATGGGATTTTTATTGTTTCCCCCAAATAAGGCCGCAGAGGCAAAATAGTGAcacaaaaattaacaaaattatgGAAAGCaagtaaaataaacttaaaacaaaaagtaaggaaatttgtgtttggtggattatttctctgtggtaacaatgctttttgatAATAAATGTAATACCGTTGGAAatcctgtttagttcccttacaaatggtgccccatttgtaaggaacatgcatttgtgggatgagcagcagtgcTGACTATGTGGGTTGCGCTCATGAAAAAtatgccaaatcttctctgccaatgccaaacagcttattctgctattgactcgtttggtgtttggtggattagatgattgaagtttgaagaaacaggacatattggcaatttaacaatttattaatttcacaaaTAGGAGCCTAAGGTACCGTgcggaagaaccatacacagccacaacagcctggcacctcctcctcatgctggtcatcagcctggtcacacactgctgtgggatggcatctgTTAAGAAATActctaaaagacgtgttcgtttgatttctgaggaggaaggagaggcctggggtcgaattgaaagttaaacaaaaggtttaatgaacaacatgatgaaaacgacatgacaaaaacaaatgttccACTGCAGCTGATAGTGGACTGAATCCATGCTTCTCCTTGTGGAGTCAAATAAAAACAGCCCTGAGACATTCTCAGGATCATACATATATTCCCTACACCTGGGTGGTTCttcaaatgaaatcttcccctattggtcagatgtctctcaaaagaaaaggtgtacgTTCCCAATCAATCCAACCTATAGGAATACACattctttgttctaatcacgtctggcctagcagggagtggctccccaaaagcagaaacaatagATCTCCATGTGTGGAGACAAGGAGCTTTCTCCTGTATGCTAAATAACTGATATGACCTGatgattctttagaagctagagggggtgtgagccagacaaatactaattagtgtagttacttgattagatttagctgcaggctacattaaacattgttttcaaaaacgtaagcatggttttaactttctTTAACTTCAACACATCCCATTCTTCATCCAGCAAGTCAACCAACGTGGTTGTGTAGGTCACTCTGGCACaaacagcacgcccaagctgatcccacaagtgttaaatggggttgaggtcaggactgctggcaggccatccatcctctccactcccacattctggaggtagtctctgataaaccctgCCCTGTGGGGGCCAGCGTTGTCATCTTGGACGATAGAgttcggtcccagactgtggagatatgcgTGCTGtttgtgccagagtgaccaacacaaccacgttggctgacttgcgacaaatgctggttgaagaatgggatgccatcccacagcagtgtgtgaccaggctggtgaccagcataaggaggaggtgccaggctgttgtggctgtgtatggttcttccacatgctactgaggctcctgtttgtgaaatgaataaattgttaaattgccaatatgtcttgtttcttcaaacttcaatcatccaatccaccaaacaccaaacgagtcaatggcagaataagctgtttggcattggccgAGAAGATTTGGCACATTTTTCATtagcgcaacccacatactatgcgctgctgctcatcccacaaatgcatgttccttacaaatggggcaccatttgaaagggaactaaacaggctttccaacggtataacatttattgccaaaaagcattgttaccacagagaaataatccaccaaacacaaatttccttatttttagttttgagTTTGTATACTTTCAAGAAAATAAGGTAAATTGACTTGGGAGTCAAAACAAtgacataatataaatatacaacTGTTTCCTAATGGACCTTAAATAAAGTCATCACTCTGAGGCCATCTGTTATGACCCTAAAAATATGACCCTGAGGTCATATTTTGTAATTTGTCTTGCCCTGCGCTACAGTTGTTCTCCTGAGTGTACacaggtaaagaagaacaggtctgccctacaaaggcaaaGTGCAGTAACTACGTCAAcactgaaactgagaaaaatggcTTCAAAGTTTTAATACAGGCCAAACATGTTGTAGGTACAATAGTGTTGATACTTTTATGTAATACTACAGGAAGGAAATgttatacataaaaaaagaccATTGATATGAGCTTTGACCCTAAAAATGTAGATACTGCACTCTGCCTCAAGCAACTAAAACACTATTACAAAGGCAGAGTGCAGTATCTACAACTGAAATGTGTTAatccaactttctttttttattccttatacctttttatttgttttaattggttttatgttttgtttatggATGTTTATAGGTTGAGTGTTGAAAATGCTTGTTAGTAACCTTCATCCAGTGTATTCAAGAATAGTATTTTTTCGTAATGTCCCTGTCACATCAGTCTTAAATGATTAAATTGTCATTCTCATTATTTTCCCCAAAACATCCTTATAATTTTACACACATTCAAAATGCTGGTATTTTGACTtgtggatttttattttaattgaaaattaattcattaaatacCAAGGTTACTTATAGAACAGCACTTAAAAATTCATATACATATAACAACATAACTCAAACAGAATAACAaggagatttgtgtgtgtgtgtgtgtgtgtgtgtaaacactcCCAAGCTAGACAACTTTATAAAGCAGATGCGTTAGTCACAGTCATAGTATGTATAAAGCTGCCTTACTTTATATGAATACCTATGTAAAACTAATAACATTTAATTCAACAGCCCTGCAATAAATCTACCTTCTCAAGTAGCATGTAACATGTGTAGTGATGCACCGATGTGAAAATTgtggccgataccgataaccgatattaatattgctgttatggccgataccgatatttaCCGATGTCGATATCTCtgtacagaaaacacatttttatgataatCAAATAAGGAACTATTTACCAAAAcgcattgtttttacttttgtgatttattttaagaagtcaCTGATATTGGGCACCTTTACCTGTGTGCAAAATATGactgtcatcagattttcagaagaaaaaataaatatttatataaaaatacatttttaaaaggataCAAGTGTGTCCTGAATTCACACTATGAATAAGCCAACCAGCCAAGAGTATTCACAATAAACATCTAACTGTCTTGAGTCACTATATTCTATGAACATTGTACAACAGTTCAAAACTTTAAAGTACAGTAGTAGGCCTTAAATGGCCAAAgccaaaagtattgaaaaaggtaaaatgtgaaaatggagCCAGAACAAACTGGACTGAACAGACACTGGCTTTTACAATCTTCTGAACTGTAAGTACAGTAACTGCCAAGTACTTTAGGGTTAGGCCTAACCCTCAAAATTatagaaattggtgccttctaggccgagataagccagaaaatgtgtttttggctcatatggatgaaagacaccaaatcccagaatgcacttgcttcgctgcttagactccactcccaagccatgcctaccgtttacagaccgACAGTGAGACAGCATTCAACTCAACccaaatgttttttattgtcatttcaaccatatacacgaaacaacattTCAACGTGGCTCTAatggttacacatttaaaatatataaaaacgacatacgaaacaggtgTTTACagtccaccaagcgctaatgctagtatgcgttagctgaactttacgtgtGTGTGCAATAGCTAAATGTAGCCGATTATAAACACAGTTGTAAATTTGCGTGAAATGtataatggtcggcatttactaGTCACAAACTCCCCCCAGCAGTTAGCATTTCGTTGGATACAAGCAGCTAATTAAAgcccgtgttaacacagcccatcTCCACTCTTACCCGAcaacatgtttccacaacaagaaaaacaacgCAACTAGCgatgggagtttcgttgaagttggatgtagtccagtttgttgtctaatgagcagacacttgcaagcagcattgatggaacaggtggctggctagcgtaagctttccacctagctaggTTAGCTATACTCCAGCCCCCGTTTGCGTTTCACCGCTGAGAATGTCCCCCCATGATCGCTCCGCTCCGGCCGCAGCAACCTCTTATTTCCGAACATTCATCTCTCCCCCGCCCACCGAGGGCCGGTGTCGTGCTTCCAAGGTGCACTCCCAGGTGAGGACTTCTTCTCTGAAATAGATAGCAATAacttcacagacacagatatgtaTTAATACAATAGGCTTCTATAGAAGGAGAGCATCACTCCGTAAGCAGACTCCGCAGTCTGCTTCTCACCAGTGAGCTctgactctcttcctcttttgcctgtcttttattgaagtttaacaaGGGCAGTTACATATCACACACGAACATCTGTCTCTACAAAGTGGGCTGTTGCTTTTGATGGATTGTGACTGAGCCAGGTCTTGGTGTCCTCCGTCCTTGCTTACTGCATTCCACAGAGGAACATGTCCTCCTTTGCACGATGCAGGCCACCTGTGTGCAGCCTTGGTTCTGTTCTCGTGCAGCATACTTTTAGCTCGTTAAGTCTAGGCAGCTTGCTGTAATAATTAGGCAGTATATTATAGGAACATAAGTCATTTGGTCAGCAAAGCGTGTGTATCTATATCCCACAATTCCCCCTTTTGAACTCTACTAGAGTTCAACATaccaaaagagaaaagaggTCAGAGAACGAGAtattccaaaaaacaaaaatagagtCAGAACATGGCACGTCTAGGTAAAGGCACTTCTAGGTAAAAATCACTTCTAGATAAATTGTAAAACACTTCAgtagaaaatgtaaaagatggtaaaaaatgtagaaaatggaaaaacactTCTAATATTAAGAGCATACTTCTGTTAACTTTTTATGGAATAAAAAGTTCCCACACCCCCTTTTGGACTCACCTAAGTGAGTCCATAACATATTATTTACAATTACAAGGCACTTAAGTTCTTCTAGGGTAACACCTAGGTGGGGCAGTTTTGGCGGGGGAGTTCAAAATCATACCAGAAAATGAAAGTAACAATGGGGACGCTATGTACCCCTAAGATCACCTTACAACACATCTAGCAAGCTTATTCCTTCCCTGGCAAGTCTCTTCCCATACAAGTTACTTATAACAGCACCGCTTTATAAGTTGGTTTTAACCCTCAGCTCAGACTCAAACCAGACAACTCCTGCAATTTGCACACAATGAAAAATGGTTAATGAAAACGGCGGCGGTCCCATAACTATGTGTGATGATTTCTGAATGCATTTTGCCACCCCTGCAGCATGTTGTGTGCAGGCGGGCTGGCgtttttcaatttgttcaaaTGGGATGCTCATGTAGTTCAACACTACTCTGTCACCCCCTTTTTTCTGAAACAAAACCCCATtagttgcttgttttgtttcagaAACATCCAAGTGGAAGGGCAGGGAGTAGTTTGGGCAGGCCAGattagctgctgcagcaagggattgtttaagtttaatgaaTGCCTCATTGCCTTCAAATGTCCAGTCTAAGGCTGAGGACAAATTGCGCATGCCCTGTTGGCGTACCATAGCCCGGAGGGGATCTGTAAGGTCGACATAGCCTGGAACATAGGATTTGCTGTAGCCTGTCAAGCCCaaaaatgacaacatgtctttTACAGTACATGGTTTCGGGTGGGCCAAAATAACTGATCTGTGTGCAGGGGAAACACCTACACCACTGCCTGAAAGGATTCTGCCCAGAAAGGTAACTTCTCTTCTACAGACTTGTATTTTTTTCCTGCTTACTTTGTAACCCTCCCTAGCCAGGGTGGTCAAAACATCTTTGGTAGCCTGCAGACAGGCAATTGCGGTGGGTGCAGCTATCAGAAGATCATCTACATATTGTACCAGAACGGTGTCAGGTGGTAGGGTACAATCTGTCAgttagtttttcaaaactttgttAAACAGGCCTGGGGAGAGGTTAAACCCTTGTGGTAGGCGTGTGTATCGCATGGGGCGACCCATGTATGTGAATGAGAAAATATCTCGCAGATGTTCGGCCAGAGGGAGgcagaaaaatgcatttgagAGATTTAACACTGTGTACCAGTGTTGTTGTGGTCCTATGTCAGCGAGAGCAACATGTGGGTTAGGTACAGTGAGTGTGGTGTCTACAATGAGATCATTTATGGCGCGCAGGTCATGAACCATCCTATATTTACCTgtttctgctttcaaaactgggAGGATAGGTGTGTTCCACTGGGAACGAGAAGGTTCTAAAACCCCTGCCTCAATCAATCCTGTGACTGTATCTGAAATGCCTAGCTGCTTTTCCCTAGAGCATGAGTATTGTGGTATCCATACAGGCGGAGATGGCCTAAGGTGAAAGGTCAGCGGGGCACAATGCACTAAACCTACATCAGTCGGTGTTTGTGACCAGAGAGTGGTGGGAAGACCATCTAACATGGCTTTAGCATCTTGATGGTCAGTCCTTTCCCTACCATGGTGCCTAGCAATTAAGTCATGTTGGAGAAAAGCTGTGTCTCGACCCTCACAGAGAATGCGGAAGGTTTTGGTGGAGGGAGAGTATTGAACCTTGGGGTGAGGGGGGAGTGAGTGGGGGCGTCCAGTCGGTGGCAGTCAGGGCTGTCTTGACCATGGGACCTAATGATTTGGCCTCATACCCTGGGTGCAGGGCGAGTGAAACATGTGGGGCAGATTCCTCAGTCATAACAAACCATGGCAACTGATCAGGGGTTAGCTGGACCGCGGCAGCTACGCCTTCAGGTCCCACAAAGATGTTTTGAGAGTGGATGTCCCATCTGGTGTCCGCTATCGTGTCAAAAGCGTCTTGATAACAGAGATCAGAGTGGACATCATAATTTAGGGTGACATGTGGGGGATCTGGGGGAGGGACAAATGGTGCAACTTGCGAGATCCAGGGCTTCCAGAGGAAGAACTGTTTCAGGATACCCCCGGAGCCCGGGCCTTCTGGAGACAACATAGCCCAGTAAATGTCAGCGTAGGAGTCAGAGGTGGGGGAAAGGATGTATTGTCCGTGGCCCTGGTTTCCTTCAGAACAGGTCATTTGACGGCCGTCAGGGAAAGTCAGTAATATTCCATCAGCACAACACAGGATAGACACGCCCAGTTTTATGAGGAGATCTCTGCCAAGGAGGTTCATAGGAACCGTGGGAGAAACAACATATGGATGGAGGACGCATTGGTTCCCTATAGCTGTATGCAGTGGTTTTGTTATTGGCAGTTTTTGCTTTTCCCCAGAGAAACCCATCACCGTAATGTGACTTGGTGAAATGTGTTGTGATGGACAATGTCTGATTGTTGAGCAAGTAGCTCCTGTGTCAACTAAGAAGGGCTGAACAGTTCCTTCTACTCTCATGGACACCATGGGATCTGCCGTGGTCCCTGGGTCCTGTTGCTCTGCTGGGGAGTGTCATTGTGGCTGTTGTTGACCTGGCTCCCAGCCAGCCCAGTTCCATTCAGCCATCTGGAATTGTGCTTGGGGTGGCCCTGTCGGTGGTCCCTGCAGTGGCTGGTATGGACCCCTTTGCTGGTAACCCCTTCCCCCTTGGTGACCCCCTCGCTGTGGACACTCCTTCGACCAATATCCCATCTGGTCGCAGACAAAGCAGGCTCCTGGAGTTCCCCCTCGGGGCGGGCCGCCCCGCCCCCTCCCtggtctccctcctcctctcccataTCCCCTCCCACTATTTTGTTGCCATTGGGGAGGACCCCGCCTATAGGGTGGGGGTTGGGCATAggattgtggttgtgtgtgtggaggggctggGATCCAGTCAGGAATGGGGAAAAGGTCAGGAGTGGGGGGCCCTGCAGTTAAAGCCATGACATGTCTGCCTTTTTTGTCCTTGTCTTTCTTTCCCTCATTAATCTTTTGCCTAGCCTCAGCTAATTGCATTTTGAGCAGTTGAGCCTGAAGCTCTTTAAGGCCAGATTCCTCTGTGTCTTGGTTGTCTTGAGCGCGTGTCATGTGGAAAATTATGTGGCGTTCCCACTTAGTGGAGTCTGCACCAATCATGTCTGGATTTTCCTCAATAGCCTGTTTAACTGGTTCTGGAACTCCCTTAAGCACCGCAGTTCTGTACCACTCTTGCTGTACTCCTGGTTTGCCAGGGTGACAGCCTGTCTGATTTATCCATTTTTCCTTACAGCAGTCTAGGAAGTCTCTAGGGCTTTGTTTGGCATCCCACTTGAACTTGGGGATGGCTGCAGCATTGGAAATAGGGTATCTGTCCCTCAGGTGTCTACCTATGGCGGTAGAGACAAGGTAGAATGGAGTAGAGTCTGGTTGTACACTGGTACCGGCCTCTAGCTCAAGCTCTCTCACGTCTGTGGCCAACATACAGCGGTGAGTTATAGCCCTAAAGTCCCCCAAAGCTAATTTGTGGCCTGCTGTTAGCCCTTCCAATTTACCTAGCCAGTTGCCCCCGCCCTCAGTTATGGGTGGAAGTTTGTCTACCAGCCCCTGTAGATCGCCCATGGTAAATGGTCTGTACTTGTCCTGTATTCCCACTCTAAAAAGAGGGCTATTAAGTACTACGCCCTCCGATTCTTCCTCATCTTCATTTTCCTCCTCTActtcctcctcctgtttccttcctttcttctttctaccCTTTCCCTGATGTTCTAGGTCAACCTTGCGTGAACGCAGGTGGTAAGGAGGCTCATCTGACCAACGCCCGGTGAAGGACATGGTGATTTCCCCGGGCCCTGAGTCGGGGCTTGGATCTGACTGTCCCTTCACCTTGGGCTTGGCTCCCTGAAAGTCTCCTTCTAGCGCATCCGTTAGGATACGGTCTAGCCTAAAAACGTCTTCTGCAGTCAACCCCCGCTTCAGTTCGTCCCCATCCCTGTCCCTGTCCTGTCCTGCCCCTCCCCCGGCACCGTCGGTAAGACTGCCTTTCCTGCTGTCCTTCCCACTGCTGCCTTGGCCGCGGTTTTCAAATTCATCTCTGAGTCTCTGTAATTGCCACTCATCAGTTGGTTGCCTAATCTTCCCCCTGTGGGTTTGGTCCTGGCCCGCAAACGGGGCTGAGGGGACACATCTGCCAAGCCCTGTAACTTCCACTGCTCCTTCCTTAACATCAAACACTGGGTACAACCCTGTAGTGGGCTGAGGTAGTGAGTACGATGGAGGTTTATGTGGTTGTGTATGACCTGTATTATCAACCATTAGATGCCTCACTCCCTGCCAAAATAGCGCCCATAGTGCCCACTTCTTCCTATCTTGACTTGCTTTATCTCTCCTATCCTTGGCTTCTCCCTTTTTTAGCCAACTGCCTGTTTTCACATCTTTCTGTGCTTCTTCCTGATCCTGACCTGCTCTCTTTTCCTGTCTCCAAAATGCTGCTAACAGTGGATCTGTGCATTTAGCAACTTCCCCCTGATCGGTCAGTATCTGATTaacatctttcctcatttgtattaTCATATCCTCTGCCTCCTTCCCTGTCCCATAGGCCGCTTTCACTGCTTTTTCCATTACTTCTAACTGCTCCCCAACTGGCTTATATGGTCCTTTAATTCCCCAACCCCCGTCATCTATTTCTCTGTCGAATTCCCCGTCCATTTTCTTTAATTAGTGACACTAGTGTTTATGAATTTGCCAAGGTATGTTTATTAATTTTGCCAGAAATATTTATCCAAAACTGCCACACACTTAATATTTCCTAAATTGCCACACAGAAAATCCCTTGATCTAAATATCCACAATTTACTTCAACAGGCCACTGCTTTATGTTAACACTGTCAGGTTTCAGGCAGTGCTGCTGCTTCAATTGCTTCTATTTAGCATTCATACACATTGATCATTCATGCATTACCCTTAATTTGGATGAGtcaatttttcatttcatttttttttttttttttttaaaaccttgaTTGTGGCCAGTTGAGATTTATGGGACACTATGTCCCTGGTTCTCAACCCTTAAACAGGAAAGTAATATTCCTATTTGACACCAAAATCAAGTTTCCCTATGATTTTGGCCAGCTGAGATCTATGGCTCGCTATACCCTGGTTCTCAGCCTTTGGACAATCGAACTAGCTCAATTGTCtgacaccaaaaccaacaagtcatgtgaacattggattattttgtcatttcacCTAAATAGTGTGAAATGGTTCAATAATACAATCGTTCAACAGTCATACCTAGGAGACTTCAACTCCTTTGGGGACTTACCTCTACTGTGGAGGACTTACCCCGGTGGACTTACCTCTACTATGGAGGACTTACCCCTACAATTACCTGGGACTTACCTCTACTATGGAGGACTTACCCTTATTAACCTTAActtaacctttttgtt is a window of Perca fluviatilis chromosome 16, GENO_Pfluv_1.0, whole genome shotgun sequence DNA encoding:
- the LOC120543621 gene encoding uncharacterized protein LOC120543621 — its product is MSFTGRWSDEPPYHLRSRKVDLEHQGKGRKKKGRKQEEEVEEENEDEEESEGVVLNSPLFRVGIQDKYRPFTMGDLQGLVDKLPPITEGGGNWLGKLEGLTAGHKLALGDFRAITHRCMLATDVRELELEAGTSVQPDSTPFYLVSTAIGRHLRDRYPISNAAAIPKFKWDAKQSPRDFLDCCKEKWINQTGCHPGKPGVQQEWYRTAVLKGVPEPVKQAIEENPDMIGADSTKWERHIIFHMTRAQDNQDTEESGLKELQAQLLKMQLAEARQKINEGKKDKDKKGRHVMALTAGPPTPDLFPIPDWIPAPPHTQPQSYAQPPPYRRGPPQWQQNSGRGYGRGGGRPGRGRGGPPRGGTPGACFVCDQMGYWSKECPQRGGHQGGRGYQQRGPYQPLQGPPTGPPQAQFQMAEWNWAGWEPGQQQPQ